The nucleotide window TTTTCTTGTTTCAGTATCTGGGATATGACAGTCTATTTTCGCTGGAACAAGTCATCTACCATGTTTGTTACATCCTCACCGCGATGATGGGCGGCATACTCGGGGTGAACATCGTAGGCGGCACCTCTAAAGCATAAAAAAGAAGCGGGCAAAAGTCCGCTTCTTTTTTCGCAAGTAAAACATTTTACATTCTGAATCTGTTAAGAGCGCATCCGCTTTACATTATACGCCCGCTGATTCTTTGACGTCGCGGATTGCCGCGCGGTCATATGTAAGACGGCTTCCGTCACCACATTTGATGACAACAGTACCTTCATCAATTCCATCAACGATTCCATGCAAACCGCCGATCGTGACTACCTTATCCCCTTTTTGCAGGTCACTCTGCATTTGCTGAACCGCTTTTTGCCTCTTTTGCTGCGGGCGGATCAACAAGAAGTAAAATAATACAAACATCAGCAATAACGGGAATACTGTACCTACCAATCCTTCCATTCGTTTCCCCTCCTTTCATGGTCAAGGCTGCCGAAGCTTTTGATGCCAGAACAGCCTCATTAAAAAGCAGTTTATTTAGAAGTTTTTGGCGTTAGGCTTATTGAAACCATACTGCTCAAAAAACTCATCTCTAAAATCCCCCAGACGGTCTTCACGAATCGCCT belongs to Mesobacillus sp. AQ2 and includes:
- the yajC gene encoding preprotein translocase subunit YajC, with protein sequence MEGLVGTVFPLLLMFVLFYFLLIRPQQKRQKAVQQMQSDLQKGDKVVTIGGLHGIVDGIDEGTVVIKCGDGSRLTYDRAAIRDVKESAGV